Proteins encoded in a region of the Stieleria neptunia genome:
- the hpnC gene encoding squalene synthase HpnC — protein MSSGTTPPIELKKSQRYCRQLATSHYENFLVASILLPRRMRQPFYNIYAFCRTADDIADESADARTALDGLDRLQTQIDRLFALQTTADHQPQADSPTPTAGLFPALADTVATFRLDKQPFDDLLSAFRQDQRIKQYETTPQLIDYCSRSANPVGRLVLQLADSLDPTTAALSDQICTGLQLANFWQDVSRDHAIGRVYLPADVRERFGVSVSMLAEPSTPPALRESLAFLCDQAENHFRRGLPLADHVPAWLRGDIKLFAHGGLATLDAIRAIDFDVLRVRPKVGKIKQGLLVARATLGKL, from the coding sequence ATGTCGTCCGGAACCACGCCGCCGATCGAGTTAAAAAAAAGCCAGCGGTATTGCCGTCAGCTCGCCACGTCCCACTACGAAAACTTCCTCGTCGCTTCTATTCTACTGCCGCGGCGAATGCGACAACCGTTTTACAACATTTACGCGTTTTGTCGTACCGCCGACGACATCGCCGACGAATCGGCCGACGCACGCACCGCCCTGGATGGCCTGGACCGTTTGCAAACCCAGATCGACCGGCTGTTTGCCCTCCAGACGACGGCAGATCACCAGCCCCAGGCGGACAGCCCGACCCCGACAGCGGGACTGTTCCCCGCCTTGGCCGACACCGTCGCGACCTTTCGTCTGGACAAACAGCCCTTTGATGACCTGTTGTCGGCGTTTCGGCAAGACCAACGGATCAAACAGTACGAAACGACGCCGCAATTGATCGATTACTGTTCGCGATCGGCCAATCCGGTGGGGCGTCTGGTGTTGCAATTGGCCGATTCGCTCGACCCGACGACGGCCGCCTTGTCGGACCAGATTTGCACGGGGCTGCAATTGGCCAATTTTTGGCAAGACGTTTCGCGAGACCACGCGATCGGCCGGGTTTACCTGCCCGCAGACGTTCGCGAGCGGTTCGGCGTCAGCGTGTCGATGCTCGCCGAACCGTCCACGCCCCCTGCCCTGCGTGAATCACTCGCGTTTCTGTGCGACCAAGCCGAAAATCATTTCCGTCGCGGATTGCCATTGGCCGATCATGTCCCCGCCTGGCTCCGCGGCGACATCAAACTGTTCGCCCATGGCGGCTTGGCGACGCTCGATGCGATCCGAGCAATCGACTTCGATGTCCTGCGTGTCCGGCCCAAGGTTGGGAAAATCAAACAAGGGTTGCTCGTCGCCCGCGCGACCCTCGGCAAACTGTAA